AGTATCTCATTGAAATAAGAAGGAAATGCTTATCTTTCCGATTCATCAAAGTGCTTAGAAGATCACAATTACTGAGCAAAGCAAGAGAAAGCCTTCAAATAAAATTACTCTCTGTACAGCAGCATATTGAGCACAGTTTTTCTAAGAAATGCTCTTCcagttttccttgtttttgaaGAACTCCTCCCAGTCATTTCCCACAGATCGTTTATCTTTGGAGTATTTCTTTTTGCATAATTTTAGCAAAATGCTGACAATGTAAAGATCTTTGGCTACCATCACATGGAACTGTAATACGGATTTCTTTAAAGTaacatttctttcctcttttttttttaaacaaaatggaggCAGGAAAGCCCAAGTGAGGAGGACAGATGGTCCCACAGGAGAAGTTTCAACTGCCAAAATTAAGGATTCAGGAAACTCTCATGTTCCATGTTGCTTTTTGTAGCAAAGTAACTACGAGCCAAATATCATGACAATGCACGAGCAGTTTTGAAAGATCAGACCCTTGCACAGTCTGTACAAGTATATAAAAATGGCTTAATGTGACTCAAAAAAGGAGGGGGAAAGGATACAGAGAAAGTCAAGAAGAACTAGGAAAAAGAATAATAGAAAGAATCCATATGCACTTTTCTTTATGTTGGATATATTTGTCCATCCTTGTCCTGTGgtgtcttgtcttgtttgaCACAGCAGCACTCCTCCTAACTGAGGACAAGGACTATACAGGGATCTCGGCACTCTTCCTAAGTAACTGCTTGACAGAGTAATCTAACACAGCATGTGAATGAATCTTGATGGTGGTTTTATGCAGCTCAGTGGGGCATGAAAATGGCATTAATCATTCCAAGATTCATAgctgaataaaaatattatgGAGCCCAGGGCAAAAATTGTTGTTGGAGCTATATTGACCcctgaaaaatactgaaaaatgccCGATGTAATTTCTGACAACTGAAGCTGATGTGttcagattgcttgttttgaCAGAGAAAAGCTGGAATCAGaaattgtttattatttttggccTGTAAAATGACTTATTATGCAATTGACTGTTGGGGTAGTTGCTTTTCCACTTAATTTTCTGtcaagtgacagaaaataatttacTGAATGATTTGCTGCAATTATGACATAAacttaaataatattaaaattacattgaaaaaataaaattaaaattagtgaaggcaaatcttaatgcttaaTCTTAATATAAAACGGCACGTCATTAaattccctgttggtgtaatggtcaggtgccccagtacttttgtctatataatgtacaATAAATTGCATATTTGTCATAACTGCATATTCACAACttaaaatgaagatgaatggAAACCGGAGGAGAGCTCGCTCATCAGAAACAAATCCAACTTCCATGACATGGCAATCCCACACCGCACAGctaaaaacacactgacccCTCTTTGTTATTATATAAGTTGAGCAGTATCTCAGcagcacccacacacagctCGTGTGTCGTGTGTTTTGGCAGAGTTGGAGAGCTGATCACATGGAGCCTTCACAGCAGCGCTGCTGCTCGACCTCAGCTTGAAGTGGAGCTGAAATAGTCCTTGTGCCCAGGGGAGGGTGGGGGACAGGGTGGAAGTGAGGGAGCAGAGGGGAAATGTGCATCGTGGGTCCCATGACTCACTTTGCCTCCCTGAACAATCTGCACCCTGAGGGGCTGTAAAAGTTCTCCAAGTTCCACTAAGTAGGTCGTGTAGCTGCATGTACACAGGGGAATAAGGCCCATGGGTGCCCTATGATGGCATGAAGCATTTCTTGTTTCCATATTGCACCGAGTGGCCACGTTTAGTTTTACATGAATCCTCCATtattgtgtgtgtccactggCTTTGATCACAGAATGAAACTGACACTTACGCATGAAGAAATGTGCTCAGCTTTGTTGAAATTGAATTGTTATAGAGGTCTGGACCTTTATTGTTATGTGAGCTCATATTTCTCGCCCCCTTTGTGCTTTCTGCATGACATGGCACTAAATTCCACTCTGCTCAGCATAAATCATGCTGCAGTTGTTTCAGGCTCATGCTGTCAATGTTTATGAGGTATTAAAATGCACTGACTCTGTCTCATTTACTTCTAAATTACCACAGAGTAATGGGCCAGTGTGTTTGGAAAATGAGCTGAGTTTTGTAGTGGCGTGTGATGTGCTGCAGTGAGCAGGAGACCAtaacaccccacccccacccctctctgtGGATGATAATTATGTGGCATCACATCCTCTAAAACCTCTTTTTAAAATAGTTTAATATTTGATCTCACTTCACTGAACTGTTACTTTACAGGAATTCCAGAGAGTGCTGGCTTCATAAACACTCATCTCAGGCTATGATTTACCAGGATAGCCAGGATCTTTCTTCAAATTGATATTTTGCCAGCAAAGAGGGTCTTGCACCGTCAAAATATAAATTTTGTTGCACGTTGAAAGCACTCAGCATCTCCATTAGTGACATAAGTGATTCTGTTGTCCTTGCTTCCAGCTATCTTTAAACAGTTTGCTGGGCTTTAGCCTGTTCTAAATGCCACTTTAATCCTTTAGTACACTTATGGTCTGAGTGATACACTTAGTGCACTAACAGTCTTTTCTCCAGTTCAGCACCATATGCTTGCAAAACAGCTTGcctaacaacacacacacagtacaacatGCATCTGACAAAGattaaatgtgaagaaaaacatttaatcacTGCAAAGTTCTTATTCCAGACTGATATATGCTTCCCTGCAAATTTTCACTATTTTGATCAGTCTTTAAGGTGGACACGTTGGCCTAGACAGAAATGTCTCACCAACAGTATGATGGATTGCAGTGACATTTATGGTACACACAGGATGAATCCTTATGACTGTGGTTGATCCCCTGCCTTTCACTCCAGCGCCACCAGACGACATTTTAGGTGAAATGTCTCTGCGGCTATTGAAGAGATTAACGTGAAATTTGCACACATTCGTCATGTcctcctcaggatgaattgtaatacCGCTGGTTTCCCCTCGCACCATCATCAGATCAAATTTTTAATCGTACGACACTTTACTTATGGTCAAATACCAGTCAAATTAACGATATTCTCATTTGCCTTTTAATGCCATTTAGCATTAACATCAGCGAGTTAATATTGTCATGGAGTGCATTTTGCtcgctgatgttagcatttagctcaaagcaaaACAAGGTTTAGCCTCACATCCACAAGGCTGCAGACTCTCCCTCTCGTTCAAGTGAAATACTGGGCTGAATGCAGGCTTTCACTCAGACTGAATCAGGGATAAGACAGGAATCatataatgttgtttttttgtcagtattGTGTGCTTCACTCAGTGACGTCTTGCATGTATTTACTTACTGTTGGCTTCCATCATCCTAAAAAGCCCATTTTCCTCCACTTTGTTCCCCTGGGGTGTCCACTGGGTCCAAGTGTTTCAGTTTGATCATACATTATTCAAAGTCACTGAATTCTCTGGTCgtgctttaaaatattcaacttAAGCACTTTTTGTGTACATGTCACTTCAGGTTTCTTGTTCCTCTGTTGCTTTTATTCATCAGCTGCAAATATCCATGTCTGACTGAGCCATTAAGGGAGCGTTACAAAAATCTCCAGAGGGGCACCACTCAGGGTTGAAAACATCTCCCACAGTGTGACACTATTTGTCATGAAAATCAAAGAGTAAAAACATTGTTCTTTATAGCCCAACATAATTTGCTTGAATGGCTAACTGTGGTTTGCTGCACTGGTGGCCAAAGTCAATATTATACTCTTTTattcatagttttttttttttttttttttacaaaaccTGTAAACACGTTTAGTCATGTGTAGTGTGGTACTACGACAGAAATACCTGATGTCAAATGTCAAGCTATGCTTTAGGGCCACATAAGGTCAAAACGGTGCATGAATAACTTGTTTTGCACAATTAGAACGGTGGAAATTTAATATAAGAATGCATCATAGTGAGACATTTTATTCCTGACGACTTCTCAAATGCAGAAGTCATACTGTAAAACTTGTCAGCTCTCTATGAGGAATCTTCCCTTCAAAGTTGAACGGTGATCTGAAGTCAATACTTGCTAAGGTCATCAGGGAGTGCTGACTGtagcaatttttttaaaaaatggcagaaatatGATGAATGGAAACCCACTGACTGTATATGTCAATGATTGAAACCAACAAGGcatgtgtctttctgtgttttcttaggTTGCATTTCACATCCAACCGTACAGAGGACGAAACGACCAGAGTGTGCACGACAACATCAAGTATATCATCGACAGGTAGGCACTTGTCTGGCTACGCTTCCTCAACGCTGACTCAGTTTAAATGGAAAACCATTTCGATTTCATGCACTGTTAgtaacaaaactgaaatactttAGGAAAGCAgttctgccttttgttttcaaGATCACAAGATAAATTAACCCAGTTATCAGGAGAAAACAAGCTCTTTTGTCTCGAGATAACAGAACTATAGTAATAGTTGACAACTGAAGGTCAAGTAATGGCGACCTCCAGTCGTCACCTATTGATGAGGTTGTCATTAAATGACGAATTAGTTACCCGCTGACCTTCTGTCTTGCATCAGTATTTGGTCCTAATATTCTCTTGACCAACATATTTGTCTTTGGTTTCCCATGAAATTTCTTTTGGACAATTATGGTTTTTAGTGAGCATAATTTTTATAATTAATAACTTAATACAGAGTTAAACCTGCAATATCAGGGCCacttttggccacttgggggcagtgaAAACAAGTTGTGAAGATCACATTGATTTTTAATCAGTCCATATGTTGAACTTTTTAGCCAAACTTAATCATTTATTTGGAGTCGTTTCTCTGGTCACTTGACGAATGTAAGTTCTGTTTTTGATCCCCACCAAGATGTAAATATCTGGTTCTTAAGCTGTTAAATGCTCCTTTGTGTTCATTCATTAGTCACCAACAATACCTGTGTGTTGGCTGGTGCTGAGCGCGTAGTCTACAGTGAGTTTTCAGAGCTATGCAAACAGCTCCCTGCTGCAGCCCCGATACGAGAGTGAACTGCACAGGAACGTTGCAAGCTGATCGGCTAAACAATAACGTAAAATTCCCTATAAAATTCTACTAAATTGTGGGGAGCTTCAGATCCAGGTGTTAATTCTTTGTAGATTAGTCTCTGTGGAAGACCCCTTTCACATTGTTAtttgataaattattttaaagataTGAATTATAGCTCCTTCAAAGCTGTTAAGTTCTGTGGATTTGAACAGTATTTGTTTGCAGAGCATGAGCTTGCAATGACAGGCTCATGGTGGCCAGTGGCTTGTTAAGGACTTGAGGTGCCATCGGGCCAAAACATCCACTTGTTTCcaggaaatataaaaatataaaaacaaccacagaTTTGTGCTGCCCAGAGGATAAACTCTTCCTTCTTGCGTTGTGTTGCCAGTTTGCCGTATAAAGAATCTTAATTAACTTAATCGGCTAATGAGTCAACAACATGTTTCTGCATGATCTTACTTTGTTGTTATTGTACTGTATTCTTACCTTTAAAGGTACGGCGACCATGGAGCCTTCTACAAGTTTACTTCCAGCACAGGGAGGAGTCTTCCTCTCTTTTACATCTACGACTCCTACCTAACTCCACCAGAGTCCTGGTCTGAATTCTTGACCCCCACTGGCTCCCACAGCGTACGTGGCTCAGCCTACGACTCCCTCTTCATTGCCCTGATTGTGGAGGAGCGACACAAGCATGACATCCTCGCAGGTGGCTTTGATGGCATGTACACTTACTTTGCTTCCAACGGTTTCTCCTTCGGTGCCTCACACCAGAACTGGAAGGCCATCAAAGCTTTTTGTGATGGCAACAATCTCGTCTTTATCCCCAGCGTTGGACCTGGTTACATCGACACCAGCATCCGGCCATGGAATAACCACAACACGCGCAACAGGGTGAACGGTCGTTACTATGAGACGGCCCTGCAGGCGGCGCTGAATGTGAGGCCTGAGATCGTCACCATCACATCTTTTAACGAATGGCACGAGGGGACGCAGATTGAGAGGGCGATGCCCAAAAAAACAGTGACACGGGTGTACTTGGACTACCAGCCACATGGACCGGAACACTACCTGGAGCTGACCCGTCACTGGGCTGAGCAGTTCAACAAAGAGAAGGAGCAATGGCTGATGTGAGCTTTCGTCCAACTGACTTGAAACAGCATGCTCTAGTGGAAGTGTGTGAacacatgaaagagaaagaaccAAAGCTTGTGAATGTAGTGGCTGATCAGCATTGATGTGAGTATATCAGGACATGCCTTTAACTTTAACTGATGGGACCtgagtgtgtatatatgtgctGATTTGATCTGAGAGAATAGGACCCGTGCTGGTGGTGTGACTATCTTGGATAATTTGAGAACTTGTTCCATTTTTCCATTGACAGCCCTGATTTCTAGAATGCACTGCAGGTCTCTCTCTGATCTCTATTCATTTAATGCATCTTAACGAGCAATTGACCCAACAAACTCCTGCCTGAGATATTCATACATATTGTGTGTGAACACATAAGGGcctcattttcctctctgcactTAAATACCAGAATCAGCTGCAACAGAGAGGCACCTTTATGGTTTAGGTTTCATCCACAACAGGCTCTCAAACAGAATGAGACACTAATGTTGATCTTCTGTTTACCCCAGTTTGGAGAGCTCATTAAAACCGATGACATTGTGTTTTAAGTAGGAGTTGAGCATGTAAGTGAAGAGTTATTGCGGCTATCATACAAAAATCCCTCTTCGACGGGATTATTATAAAATTTAAAGGGAACAGTGGAGCATTTTGGTGAGtactttaattcattttctggcagaaagttagatgagaagatccGTACCCGTCTCATAGTTGcccattaaatatgaagctacaaaCAGAAGccatttagcttagcttagcatagagaatggaaacaaggggaaacgGCTAGCCTTGTTCTGTCCAGTGGTAACAAAGTCCACTGACCGTTACCTCTAAAGATAATTTATTGAACATATTATATCTCATTTGCTGAAATCTGCCAGGAGTTCTGCTCTAGACCCTGTCTTGGCCAGGTGCAGTGATTTTCTGCGGTATCTCTTCACGTCAGTTTtatcatctaactctctgcGGTGGAAAAACCTAATTTTTTAATATGTTGAACTATTGGTTCAAAGGCATattatgtaacatttctgcattaaaatgtctaaaacctACAATACTTCTGTAGtatattttgttatgttgtgtATAACTGAAGAAACTTCAACAAATATTAGTTGGTACGTTAAATAACATACCTCTCAAGTATTTAAACATGTAAAGCCTGTAGATGCACTGCTCTCCACTGTGCTAACCAACAACGTTCAGGTAGGTCAGTCCATTTAGTGAGtcagatttttacttttttttttttttattcaatacTTGTGAATATTCTTGTTAGTATGGAAAGACCTACCTGATAATGTTAACTCTGATGTAGTTCCCTTCATGGAAACACAGCATTGTGGGCCTACATGACTTTCTTTTACTTAAGTCAAAACAACAGAGTCAGGAGGTAAAACTGTGCTCAACGTTGTGGAGTGTCTGTAGGAATAAAAATATACCACTGACTGTGGCCCTCTGGGGGATAATGGACACGTGTGATTTAAGATTTGTTGAAATCCTGCTGTCCATCTGCCTCTTCCACACACCTTTAAGAATCAATTAGGAGTAAAAGCCAGACAcctaaaaacaaagacagacgtACAACCCAGTAAGTTCTTATGCATGAATAAGACTGTGAAAGAGGACAATTTTTATTGTGGCTGTGCAAAGGTTGTACAACAGATCAAAACAATTTTACACTGGCTGATAGGATTTTTAAGAGAGTTCcagttttaaaaatgcaattgtGCGGATGAATTTCCTACAGTACCAATGCAACTCTGAAATATTGTAGTATTTTGTACATGTAGTAGCAGTAGTAACTGTGGCAGGTGACCAATTGTAGAACAAGCCTTACAAAGTTTAAATGACatgcagataaaataaatattaaggatccatattttaatattcataaaaaaaacccaaaaaagaaGCTCTGGACTCAGAGGACTTGAGTCAGTAAGTCCCATACCAATACAGGGGCCTAACATTACACTTAGCATAACGt
This sequence is a window from Scatophagus argus isolate fScaArg1 chromosome 9, fScaArg1.pri, whole genome shotgun sequence. Protein-coding genes within it:
- the LOC124064493 gene encoding glycoprotein endo-alpha-1,2-mannosidase-like protein isoform X1; translated protein: MARLRRKACIALFLFTLFIFGTMMGLRTLKPSDGFSDLAPGLELLPMVGAKIDRRSMSREASASPGQARPAGSNTKAVQSNSGPMGTIFYDVHIFYYTWYGNPHMDGKYIHWDHILVPHWDPKIASSYPRGRHMPPEDIGSSFYPELNPYSSRDPDVLESHMEQIGASAAGVLVLSWYPPGLADDNGEPTEDLVPAILDAAYRHNLKVAFHIQPYRGRNDQSVHDNIKYIIDRYGDHGAFYKFTSSTGRSLPLFYIYDSYLTPPESWSEFLTPTGSHSVRGSAYDSLFIALIVEERHKHDILAGGFDGMYTYFASNGFSFGASHQNWKAIKAFCDGNNLVFIPSVGPGYIDTSIRPWNNHNTRNRVNGRYYETALQAALNVRPEIVTITSFNEWHEGTQIERAMPKKTVTRVYLDYQPHGPEHYLELTRHWAEQFNKEKEQWLM